The DNA region AGTGATTCACATATTGTTGCATTAATTGTTCGAGCATCATGTCCATAAAGTTTTTGACATTGCTGATTTGCATCCATTTGACGTCCTGGAAGGTATCTTGGCAATGGTCTTCCTGGAGTTGGTTTATTGTACAAACAGTCGGGATtattactgaaaaaaatttaaaagtaaattttgtatttactaataaaattgtaagaaaaaactaatacaattttatataaaaaatactactaAACTTACGAAAGAAATTTAGTAAAATCATTTGCTGAACAGTGTGACCAGTCTGAAGCATTTTTTCCTGAACTTGAACTAGGCCACATAATACGACCTTTCTCGCCACTACATTCA from Aphidius gifuensis isolate YNYX2018 linkage group LG5, ASM1490517v1, whole genome shotgun sequence includes:
- the LOC122856219 gene encoding A disintegrin and metalloproteinase with thrombospondin motifs 5-like — its product is MIVHDNGVFSNVETATHELGHALGAHHDDRSECSGEKGRIMWPSSSSGKNASDWSHCSANDFTKFLSNNPDCLYNKPTPGRPLPRYLPGRQMDANQQCQKLYGHDARTINATICESLTCITKIEKTDRGTRTSFMTGGYAAEGTPCGGGKICLHNRCINANL